The window GGCTATGTATTCCACGACTTCCTCGCTGACCAGCTCGCAGGTGCGCTGCAGGGCTTCCCGGGACTGGGGGTTGAACCAGTTGCGACACTTGGAACGCGTCACACCAAGCTCGTGGTTGCCCATGACGGAAAGCACCCCCAGTTCGCGTACCAGCCGCACGCAGGCTTCAGGGTCCGGGCCATAGCCCAGATTGTCGCCAAGTGAAATGATCTCCGCCGGTGGCGGCACCTGCTGTTTCATGTCGGCAAGCACGCTTTGAAAGGCTTCCAGATTGCCGTGAATATCCGAGAGTACTGCTATTTGCATGGATGCAAGGTAACAAGAAAAAGGCCGCAGGCAAATGCCGTATTTCACCCACACCAGGACGACCGCACAAGCCGAGCCCTCCCTCACCCCAAACAGCAAGCAGCTCATGCTGGGGCGGTGTAAAGATGCGGGAAAAGAAGCATTGCAATACCCCGTTTTCTGACGACGCCCTAATAATACGCAGCGCGTTGCCACGTCCATCCGGCTGTTGTACCATGCAGTGTGGCTCCAGCCCTTCACGGAGCATGGAACGCAGATAAACACAGGGAGATTCCCATGCAGATTGCCATGATCGGACTCGGAAGAATGGGCATGAACATGACCCGCCGTCTGCTTAAGGACGGACATGACGTGGTGGTGTGGAACCGTTCTGCCGACAAAGTACAGCAGATAGTGGCGGAAGGAGCTCGCGGAGCAGAGCATCTGGAAGACCTGAATCATATGCTCGCACCGCGCCGTACAGTCTGGTGCATGCTGCCTGCGGGCGATGTGACCCGCCAGACGCTGAAAACGCTGGGCGGCATACTCTCCCCTGATGACCTTGTGGTAGAAGGCGGTAATTCCTACTGGCGGGATGATGCCGCCAACGCAGCCCTGTTGGCCGAAAAAGGCATAGGCTATGTTGATGCAGGGGTTTCCGGCGGCATATGGGGACTTGAGATAGGCTACTGTACCATGGTCGGCGGGGCGCAGGAACATGTTGCCCTGCTCACGCCCGCGCTGGATTCGCTGGCTCCGGAGCAGGGCTGGAAGCATGTGGGCCCCGTAGGTTCCGGCCACTTCGTCAAGATGGTACACAACGGCATAGAATACGCCCTGATGGAAGCCTATGGTGAAGGGTTTGACCTGATGCGCAACGGCCCCTTTGAAAGTTTGGATCTGCAAGGCATTGCCGCCCTGTGGAACAGGGGCAGCGTAGTACGTTCGTGGCTGCTGGAACTGCTGGACAGCGCCCTGAGCAAGAACCCTGACCTTTCCGGTCTCAAGGGCTATGTAGAAGATTCCGGCGAAGG is drawn from Desulfovibrio mangrovi and contains these coding sequences:
- the gnd gene encoding phosphogluconate dehydrogenase (NAD(+)-dependent, decarboxylating): MQIAMIGLGRMGMNMTRRLLKDGHDVVVWNRSADKVQQIVAEGARGAEHLEDLNHMLAPRRTVWCMLPAGDVTRQTLKTLGGILSPDDLVVEGGNSYWRDDAANAALLAEKGIGYVDAGVSGGIWGLEIGYCTMVGGAQEHVALLTPALDSLAPEQGWKHVGPVGSGHFVKMVHNGIEYALMEAYGEGFDLMRNGPFESLDLQGIAALWNRGSVVRSWLLELLDSALSKNPDLSGLKGYVEDSGEGRWTVLETVHHGVAAPVLAQALYQRFASRQDNAFSNRVLAALRNEFGGHAVKKD